A single region of the Xylanibacillus composti genome encodes:
- the def gene encoding peptide deformylase, with the protein MAIRVIVKEPDPILRETSRPVPKITPNIHKLLDDMAETMYEASGVGLAAPQIGILKRVIVIDTAEEDSELIEMINPEILAYSGEQVGPEGCLSIPGVNGDVKRYDKIKVKGLNRHGEELVIDAEGFLARVFQHEIDHLNGVLFTDIAERIYEREEPRHVGE; encoded by the coding sequence TTGGCTATCAGAGTCATTGTGAAAGAACCGGACCCGATCTTGCGTGAAACGAGCAGACCGGTTCCCAAAATAACGCCCAACATCCACAAATTGTTGGACGACATGGCGGAAACGATGTACGAGGCTTCGGGCGTAGGCTTGGCCGCACCGCAGATTGGCATCTTGAAAAGGGTGATTGTCATTGATACAGCCGAGGAGGACAGCGAGCTGATTGAGATGATTAATCCGGAGATCCTGGCGTACTCCGGGGAGCAGGTCGGACCCGAAGGTTGTCTAAGCATCCCTGGGGTGAACGGCGATGTCAAGCGTTATGACAAAATCAAGGTCAAAGGCTTGAACCGCCATGGCGAAGAACTGGTCATCGACGCAGAGGGCTTTCTCGCCCGCGTGTTTCAGCATGAAATAGATCACTTGAACGGCGTACTGTTCACCGATATCGCCGAACGCATTTACGAAAGGGAAGAACCGAGACATGTCGGGGAATAA